A region from the Vanacampus margaritifer isolate UIUO_Vmar chromosome 5, RoL_Vmar_1.0, whole genome shotgun sequence genome encodes:
- the LOC144052153 gene encoding bridge-like lipid transfer protein family member 2 isoform X2 has protein sequence MSVLLISFLAILFLAIVLSCIIFRWLVNTLAVRLFQTALNADLKIKSVGLFSVRGVSIQFHPLHTVEIDRIWISSKLLNKDLPKYLALCVGETRVRFDLQAPLGPLMKRTSHGKKMGKVSISATTLHFLSQLLSFHISSVNVMVLNMALSESLWHMTITCITLLLDHHSKRLAWDFSVGQLSSKVLKSSQLDICLAEVAFSLLLSGDVSLPEMRPGSLSLNVRTLLAELHEGLFLSPLLVPTKTTHDSSGEQMQECLDTEFIQTEAVEQFHSIIPQKANVEFDNTNVTLSMHSQKRHLNWTLKSLKLCYTRDREQLPLKSFTPELSFPQSSLEIVLEDGLLLSQSRQRIVCVNTLKTSLQVTSIDISGSFAVNTCIVHYRHQEFSHWLNLMPWGQLMHRKASRRKRRLPHLDAPVMISSSVSNLNVSVQLGDTTPFTLGFLSASAELQHLLDLKVDQDGPESRNVHQRASLNLDSFWWRVGQGSHIQQAPHPPGKHVWGEALILDSLELQGSWNRASSELHGSTPVLSAESRLKGLQVELSETCVLCLSRLLSVIYTPEEVRLSEEPSLPPPTANMGQPSSSPQLFKLDFHLEDVNIFTVSNLAGALSLRMDAVGVMSSGESSQVSLQGVCLSAIKTLAENTETCCPCSQIAEPIVRLTAMALCYHVSTHTLQVQCEDNLAVVWTPPDHMFLYQHMTEAVDCSHILYGEREDVSLIRPDKGDQRGLSVLLEMGAARVTAHVGEHNHILLHTEALSLSKHAGSMHARSSALAFNFDGHDILSFKGLDIETHGELPEMQLHRNGFPSFTMSHNRVWVFTCPLLSVEFPYQYNFSDTFDKAISMQKWLKTLHRPASPPSSIQLCPPPDLVFKISQFSFVFLDDIFEIKLRDNYELMKDESKESAKRLQLLDKKVADLRKQHGELLPARKIEELYSSLEKKHIEIYIQRSQRLYANTPMRKSLLTWTVSDLELVVLADQSLHGPERVREQLRDIDRISPFPREGLHLVVQWCRAVKFKLASFLVRIRDYPRYLFEIRDWSLSGRLIGTEQDGQARARRKETVPLGIPWGDVTVHRNMPPLKFYYDFKSNICLYTIVWGPCWDPAWTLIGQSVDLLTKVTADPSPLLTWWDKSRLLLHGHWVMDIDQANLHQLATEDPYNTTENLHWEWSKLNFDWNPGQFVFKGDLNVNVRTASKYDDICFLHLPNLCMTLDMQWLCHGNPHDHHAVAFCSTENVASVTSGQPHDSYRAFRSENLNLSITMDLNQQCGHESSQPRILLYSSTLRWMQNFWATWTNVSRPICRGKLFHSLRPVRKKLGQHYKQMSYTAAFPQLQVHYWASFAQQRGIQVEGNKGHVFTRGAQRLIPQAGTVMRRLISEWNVTQMVSELSQVTVHLMASTWDETADHQINAQVNKTHLLSLSSLSYQRQSNRVEEEVNPKDETNATYTHKLRLVDLRASWTTTNRNIAFGLYDGYKKASVLKRNLSTEALKGLRIDTQLQAKKLKRSPSNYSPTTAPTTPVVATLSRGEKSPHEGTSMLQKLIEETDKFVVFSEEDSGVSDQLCGIAACQTDDAYNRNWFIELVNCQMMLRGTETVGCVLVSAAKAQLLQCEHHPAWYNDTLKQKTTWTCLLDGMQYFATMEPNPSEQEDRQLWLEVKNIEEHRQRNLDSVLELMESGQAVGGMVSTTTDWNQPAQVNEAQQVQRIISRCSCRMHYISYSHDIDPELATQIKPPDLRNHHEKEDLLKKQAGAVDTFTLIHHDLEISTNPVQYAMILDIVNNLLLHVEPRRKEHSEKKQRVRFQLEISSNPEEQRSSILHLQEAVRQHLAQIRRLEKQIYSNIRTQTEELSIEELNEINTQLQNQLNQEKNDMQMKSEELNILIRCFKDFQLQRANKLELRKPPEDVSVVRRTEIYFAQARWCLTEEDGQLGIAELELQRFMYSKLNKSDDTAEHLLELGWFTMNNLLPNAAYKVVLRPQSACQSGRQFALRIFSKVRPPVGGISVKEHFEVNVVPLTIQLMYHFFKRMMGFFFPGRNVEEEEVTDEEDKFRLVTTGIPVKTRQSSEDTMGAMGPSKGVAQGMNRSAGVRRSFRKPLEHPVDDIDKMKERAAMNNSFIYIKIPQVPLCVSYKGEKSSVDWKDFNLVLPCLEYHNNTWTWLDFAMAVKRDSRKALVAQMIKEKLRLKPAGGGSDPRGKTLDGKADSGLQQQQEEDEKARLLIGLSASDKNSGKKSIFSRRK, from the exons gaaatacCTGGCGTTGTGCGTGGGCGAGACGAGAGTTCGCTTCGATTTACAAGCGCCTCTCGGACCACTGATGAAAAGAACGAGTCATGGGAAGAAAATGGGAAAAGTTTCCATCAGTGCCACAACACTTCACTTCCTATCACAA CTACTGTCATTCCACATCAGCTCGGTCAACGTGATGGTCCTGAACATGGCGCTTTCCGAGTCGCTGTGGCACATGACCATCACGTGCATCACATTGCTGTTGGACCACCATAGTAAGAG GCTAGCGTGGGACTTCTCAGTTGGACAATTAAGCAGCAAAGTTCTCAAAAGCAGCCAGCTG GACATTTGTCTGGCAGAGGTGGCGTTCAGCCTGCTGCTTTCAGGCGATGTGAGTCTGCCTGAGATGAGGCCTGGTTCGCTGTCGCTAAATGTCAGGACGCTGCTGGCCGAGCTACACGAGGGCCTCTTCCTCAGCCCCTTACTGGTACCAACAAAGACGACTCACGACTCGTCTGGTGAGCAAATGCAAG AGTGTTTGGACACTGAATTCATCCAAACGGAAGCTGTTGAACAATTCCACAGCATCATCCCGCAGAAGGCCAACGTGGAGTTTGACAACACAAATGTCACCTTGTCCATGCACAGTCAAAAAAG ACACCTGAACTGGACCTTGAAGTCCTTAAAGTTGTGCTACACTCGTGACCGTGAACAGCTTCCTCTGAAGAGCTTCACCCCCGAGCTGAGCTTTCCCCAGAGCAGCCTGGAGATCGTTCTGGAGG aTGGACTTCTTCTGTCACAAAGCAGGCAAAGAATTGTCTGTGTAAACACACTCAAGACTTCCCTGCAG GTCACATCCATAGATATTTCTGGCTCCTTCGCTGTCAACACTTGCATCGTCCATTATCGTCACCAGGAGTTCTCCCACTGGCTCAATCTTATGCCATGGGGACAGCTGATGCACAGGAAGGCGTCACGTCGAAAAAG gcGCCTGCCCCATCTGGATGCGCCCGTGATGATCTCCTCCTCCGTTTCTAACCTCAACGTGTCTGTGCAGCTTGGAGACACCACGCCTTTTACCCTCGGCTTTCTCTCTGCCAGCGCAG AACTACAACATCTTCTGGACTTAAAGGTGGACCAAGATGGCCCAGAGTCCCGGAACGTGCACCAGCGGGCTTCATTAAACCTGGACAGTTTCTGGTGGCGGGTAGGCCAGGGCTCTCATATCCAGCAAGCCCCACATCCTCCCGGCAAACACGTGTGGGGTGAAGCGCTTATTCTCGACTCCCTTGAGCTTCAG GGGAGCTGGAATCGAGCCAGCAGTGAGTTGCATGGCAGTACTCCGGTGTTGAGTGCGGAATCCAGACTGAAGGGACTCCAAGTAGAGCTGTCGGAGACCTGCGTGCTGTGTTTGTCTCGTCTGCTCTCCGTCATCTACACTCCTGAGGAAGTGAGGCTGTCAGAGGAGCCCTCACTGCCTCCTCCTACTGCCAACATGGGACAACCCTCTTCCTCGCCTCAGCTGTTCAAACTGGACTTCCATTTGGAGGATGTTAACATTTTCACAGTCTCGAATCTAGCAG GAGCTCTGTCTTTGCGGATGGATGCCGTTGGAGTGATGAGCTCGGGCGAGAGCTCACAAGTGTCTCTGCAGGGTGTTTGCTTGTCCGCCATCAAGACGCTCGCGGAGAACACAGAGACATGCTGTCCCTGCTCTCAGATTGCCGAGCCCATTGTCAGGCTCACTGCCATGGCACTCTGCTACCACGTCAGCACCCACACACTGCAG GTTCAGTGTGAGGATAATCTGGCCGTGGTATGGACGCCTCCAGACCACATGTTCTTATATCAACACATGACGGAAGCAGTGGATTGCTCACATATACTCTACGGTGAACGAGAAGATGTTAGCCTGATCAGACCAGACAAAGGTGATCAAAGAGGTCTGAGTGTGCTGCTAGAAATGGGCGCCGCTCGCGTGACAGCACACGTGGGCGAGCACAACCACATCCTCCTCCACACCGAAGCATTGTCCCTCTCAAAGCATGCTGGCTCAATGCATGCGCGCTCGTCCGCCCTGGCGTTTAACTTCGACGGCCATGATATCCTCTCCTTCAAAGGATTGGATATAGAGACGCACGGCGAGCTGCCGGAAATGCAGCTGCACAGGAACGGCTTCCCCTCCTTCACCATGTCTCACAACCGTGTCTGGGTTTTCACCTGCCCGCTCCTCTCTGTGGAGTTCCCCTACCAGTACAACTTCTCTGACACTTTTGACAAAGCTATCAGCATGCAGAAATGGTTAAAGACCTTGCACCGCCCAGCCAGCCCGCCCTCTTCCATACAGCTATGCCCGCCTCCAGACCTGGTCTTCAAAATCAGCCAGTTCTCCTTCGTCTTCCTCGATGACATCTTTGAGATCAAGCTGCGTGACAACTACGAGCTGATGAAGGACGAGAGCAAAGAGAGCGCTAAACGTCTGCAGCTGCTGGACAAGAAGGTGGCCGACTTACGCAAGCAGCACGGCGAGCTTCTGCCTGCTAGGAAGATAGAGGAGCTGTACAGCTCGCTGGAGAAGAAACACATCGAGATCTACATCCAGCGCTCACAGCGCCTCTACGCCAACACGCCCATGAGAAAGTCACTGCTAACGTGGACAGTGTCTGACCTGGAGCTGGTTGTCCTGGCTGACCAGTCACTTCACGGTCCGGAGCGGGTGAGAGAGCAGCTGAGAGACATCGACAGGATCAGCCCCTTCCCCAGAGAAGGGCTCCACTTGGTGGTCCAGTGGTGCCGTGCTGTCAAGTTCAAACTGGCCTCGTTTTTGG TGAGAATTCGTGACTACCCACGCTACCTGTTTGAGATACGTGACTGGTCGCTGTCAGGACGCCTGATTGGAACGGAGCAGGATGGGCAGGCCAGGGCTCGTCGGAAAGAAACGGTTCCACTTGGCATACCATGGGGAGATGTGACTGTGCACAGGAATATGCCACCCCTCAAGTTCTACTACGACTTCAAAT CCAACATTTGCCTCTACACCATCGTCTGGGGGCCGTGTTGGGACCCGGCGTGGACCCTGATCGGCCAGTCGGTTGACCTGCTCACCAAAGTGACGGCGGACCCCTCGCCTCTGCTCACCTGGTGGGACAAAAGTCGCCTCTTACTACATGGACACTGGGTTATGGACATTGACCAGGCCAATCTGCATCAGCTTGCCACTGAG GACCCTTACAACACTACAGAGAACTTGCACTGGGAATGGAGCAAGCTCAACTTTGACTGGAACCCTGgccaatttgtttttaaaggagaTTTGAATGTCAACGTCAGGACGGCATCAAA GTATGACGACATCTGCTTTCTGCACCTTCCTAATTTGTGTATGACCCTCGACATGCAGTGGCTCTGCCACGGCAACCCTCATGATCACCATGCCGTCGCATTCTGCTCAACCGAGAATGTTGCGAGTGTAACCTCAGGACAGCCTCACGACTCCTACAGAGCGTTTCGCTCTGAGAATCTCAACCTGTCTATCACCATGGACCTTAACCAGCAATGTGGTCATG AATCCTCCCAGCCGAGAATCTTGCTGTACAGTAGCACTCTGCGCTGGATGCAGAACTTCTGGGCCACATGGACCAATGTGTCTCGGCCCATATGCAGAGGGAAGCTTTTTCACAGCCTCAGGCCCGTGCGTAAGAAGCTGGGTCAGCATTACAAGCAGATGTCCTACACGGCCGCCTTCCCACAACTACAA GTCCACTATTGGGCATCCTTTGCCCAGCAAAGGGGTATCCAAGTGGAGGGTAACAAAGGCCACGTCTTCACTCGAGGGGCTCAGAGACTAATTCCGCAgg CTGGCACTGTGATGAGGAGGCTGATCTCCGAATGGAACGTGACTCAGATGGTGAGTGAGCTGTCGCAGGTGACCGTGCACCTGATGGCTTCCACGTGGGACGAGACTGCCGACCACCAGATCAACGCGCAGGTGAACAAGACCCACCTGCTCAgcctgtcctccctgagctacCAGCGACAGAGCAACCGTGTGGAAGAG GAAGTGAACCCAAAGGATGAGACCAACGCTACGTATACTCACAAGCTGCGCTTGGTTGACCTGCGCGCCTCCTGGACCACCACTAACAGGAACATAGCATTCGGGCTTTATGACGGTTATAAGAAGGCCTCAGTCCTGAAGAGAAATCTCTCCACGGAGGCACTGAAGGGCCTGCGCATTGACACACAGCTACAGGCCAAGAAGCTCAAGCGTTCGCCTTCTAACTACTCGCCCACCACCGCCCCCACCACACCTGTTGTGGCCACACTAAGTCGAGGCGAGAAAAGTCCACATGAGG GAACATCAATGCTACAGAAGCTGATTGAGGAAACAGACAAGTTTGTGGTGTTTTCCGAAGAGGACTCAGGCGTCAGTGACCAGCTGTGCGGCATCGCAGCCTGTCAGACTGATGACGCCTACAACCGAAACTGGTTTATTGAGTTGGTCAACTGTCAG ATGATGCTGCGTGGTACAGAGACGGTCGGCTGTGTGCTGGTGTCTGCGGCCAAGGCCCAACTGCTGCAGTGTGAGCACCATCCGGCCTGGTACAACGACACCCTGAAGCAGAAGACCACCTGGACCTGCCTGCTGGATGGCATGCAGTACTTCGCCACCATGGAGCCAAACCCCTCAGAGCAGGAGGACAGACAGCTGTGGCTGGAG GTGAAAAACATTGAGGAGCATCGGCAGAGGAATCTTGATTCTGTGCTGGAGCTGATGGAGAGTGGCCAGGCCGTGGGTGGAATGGTTAGCACCACCACAG ACTGGAACCAGCCGGCGCAGGTGAACGAGGCCCAACAGGTCCAGCGCATCATCTCCCGCTGCAGCTGCCGAATGCACTACATCAGTTACAGTCACGACATCGACCCGGAGCTCGCCACACAGATTAAACCACCCGATCTGAGAAACCACCACGAGAAAGAAGACCTGCTGAAGAAACAGGCCG GGGCTGTGGACACATTCACACTGATTCACCACGACCTGGAGATATCCACCAATCCTGTTCAGTACGCCATGATCCTGGACATTGTCAACAACCTCTTGCTCCACGTGGAGCCCAGACGCAAG GAGCACAGCGAGAAGAAGCAGCGTGTTCGCTTCCAGCTGGAGATCTCCAGTAACCCCGAGGAACAGCGCAGCAGCATCCTGCATCTCCAGGAGGCAGTTAGGCAACACCTGGCCCAGATTAGACGCCTGGAAAAGCAGATTTACTCCAACATCAGG ACACAAACTGAGGAGCTGAGTATTGAAGAGCTGAACGAAATAAACACGCAGCTGCAGAACCAACTCAACCAGGAGAAAAATGACATGCAGATGAAAAGCGAGGAGCTCAACATCCTCATCAG GTGCTTTAAGGACTTCCAACTGCAACGGGCCAACAAGCTGGAGCTGCGCAAACCGCCGGAGGACGTGAGCGTGGTGAGGAGGACGGAGATCTACTTTGCTCAGGCGCGCTGGTGTCTGACTGAAGAGGATGGCCAATTGGGCATTGCTGAGCTGGAGTTGCAGAGGTTTATGTACAGCAAG CTCAACAAGTCTGATGACACAGCAGAGCATCTGTTAGAGTTGGGCTGGTTCACCATGAACAACCTGCTGCCCAATGCAGCCTACAAG GTGGTGCTTCGTCCTCAGAGTGCCTGTCAATCAGGACGCCAGTTCGCCTTGCGCATTTTCAGCAAGGTCCGCCCCCCAGTGGGAGGGATCTCTGTCAAGGAGCACTTTGAG GTAAACGTAGTGCCTCTCACCATCCAGCTCATGTACCACTTCTTCAAGAGGATGATGGGATTCTTTTTCCCGGGGAGAAatgtggaggaagaggaggtgaCTGACGAAGAGGACAAATTCCGACTTGTCACCACAG GTATTCCCGTTAAGACTCGTCAGTCTTCCGAGGACACCATGGGTGCGATGGGCCCCAGTAAAGGCGTCGCCCAGGGGATGAACCGCAGCGCCGGTGTCAGGAGGTCGTTCAGGAAACCTCTTGAG CATCCTGTTGATGACATTGACAAGATGAAGGAGCGTGCGGCC